Proteins from one Chitinophaga oryzae genomic window:
- a CDS encoding SusC/RagA family TonB-linked outer membrane protein, which produces MKKRLLFTFIFLLVYASSWAQNIITGTVLDKNNQQPIIGATVVAGKKGTVTDPNGKFSLDAPAGTLVLHITFIGYQPQDVPVGKGNLQVLLSPDERSLEQVVVVGYGTQKKANLTGAVNTVDIGKTMQSRPITDPSKALQGISPGLNIQFSNGGLASGTPSINIRGVGSLNGTSRPLILVDNVETPDLTLINPEDIESVSVLKDAASTSIYGARAAFGVVLIKTKSGTRNTPTRITYSNNFAWNSPLNQPDFADPERELPGLINSAARAGLAPEAFGMSYAKTLAGIKNWKAKYAHNRTSNEMIPGEDFDLPTANDPALFYRVWDVKDIMFKKWTPQQIHNLNVQGGSERVSYYLSAGYNQNSGVMKPNPDGLKKYNITGAISAQATKWLDVDLKMMYRNYEYDFPFEYWPYFQYMWRWGAYFPYGTYKGVGFRTPAGLMGGAPTNSVVDNYTRVNLGATLKLTKDLNIRADYTIGRDNIVRHETANKINLWNYWSATMPLENVATTSQDFASYGGRRFKVNTFNIYATYDKKLGKDHQLKLMAGMNAEDTDTLGFGATKRNVLDPSMPELTLAIGDQSVNGFHYINAYAGFFGRVNYAYKDKWLLELNGRYDGASAYPVNNRWAFFPSASAGYRITEENFMQPYRKVLSDMKIRASYGTLGNLDVGGKYYIPSMETGNVTGWMNGNILALGVDAPAIVSDALSWEKVNTLDFGTDISLFNNNINITFDWYQRNTNGMITSRTVPAFLGASAPKINDGSLRTTGYEISIGSNYQINKDWTVYGTLAFWDNKTVVTEWNNPSMLINQAYKGKVVGEIWGFETDRYFTSADDVSSSPDQSKLASGNFKYGPGDIKYKDLNDDKVINGGKGTLNDHGDLKRIGNSRPRYQYSLRLGSNFKQFDIDVLLQGVGQQDFWGLGDIAIPLYRGNDIMYDHQLDFWTPDNPNAKYPNPFPGNNGGNVTGLAKLDGSNNFYPQSKYLLNLSYLRLKNITLGYTLPDELAKRIHLQRLRIYGSAQNIATFSNVGVPIDPEVTTGEGSIYGRTWPFQKTWSFGLQVNF; this is translated from the coding sequence ATGAAGAAAAGGCTACTTTTCACTTTCATTTTTTTGCTGGTTTATGCGAGTTCATGGGCCCAAAATATCATTACGGGCACCGTACTGGACAAGAATAACCAGCAACCTATTATCGGCGCTACCGTGGTAGCCGGTAAAAAAGGCACTGTAACGGACCCCAACGGCAAATTCTCCCTGGATGCGCCCGCAGGCACGCTGGTGCTGCACATCACCTTTATCGGGTATCAGCCGCAGGATGTTCCGGTAGGTAAAGGAAACCTGCAGGTCCTGCTCTCCCCTGATGAACGCTCACTGGAACAGGTAGTGGTCGTAGGTTACGGTACGCAGAAGAAAGCCAATCTCACCGGTGCAGTGAACACGGTGGATATCGGCAAAACCATGCAGAGCCGTCCGATCACCGATCCTTCCAAGGCGTTACAGGGCATCTCCCCGGGCCTGAACATCCAGTTCTCCAACGGTGGCCTCGCTTCCGGCACTCCTTCCATCAACATCCGCGGCGTGGGCTCCCTGAACGGTACCAGCCGTCCGCTGATCCTGGTAGACAACGTGGAAACACCGGACCTCACCCTGATCAACCCGGAAGACATCGAAAGCGTATCTGTACTGAAAGATGCGGCTTCCACTTCTATCTATGGCGCACGTGCGGCGTTTGGCGTAGTACTCATCAAAACTAAATCCGGTACCCGCAACACGCCTACCCGCATCACCTATTCCAATAACTTCGCCTGGAACTCCCCCCTGAACCAGCCCGACTTCGCAGATCCCGAAAGAGAACTGCCCGGCCTGATCAACTCTGCCGCCCGCGCGGGCCTCGCCCCCGAAGCGTTTGGCATGTCTTACGCCAAAACGCTGGCCGGCATCAAAAACTGGAAAGCTAAATACGCGCATAACCGCACCAGCAACGAGATGATACCGGGTGAAGACTTCGACCTGCCTACTGCCAACGACCCCGCACTGTTCTATCGTGTATGGGACGTGAAAGATATCATGTTCAAAAAATGGACGCCTCAGCAGATACACAACCTGAACGTACAGGGTGGTAGCGAAAGAGTATCCTATTACCTGTCTGCCGGTTACAACCAAAACAGCGGTGTAATGAAACCCAATCCGGACGGCCTGAAGAAATACAACATCACCGGCGCCATCAGCGCACAAGCCACCAAATGGCTGGACGTGGACCTGAAGATGATGTACCGCAACTATGAATATGATTTTCCGTTTGAATACTGGCCTTACTTCCAGTACATGTGGCGCTGGGGAGCCTATTTCCCTTACGGCACCTACAAAGGTGTTGGCTTCCGTACGCCTGCCGGCCTGATGGGAGGCGCTCCCACCAACAGCGTGGTAGACAACTACACCCGCGTGAACCTGGGCGCTACCCTGAAACTGACCAAAGACCTGAATATCCGTGCGGACTACACCATTGGCCGCGACAATATTGTAAGGCATGAAACCGCCAACAAGATCAACCTGTGGAACTACTGGTCAGCTACCATGCCATTGGAAAACGTTGCCACCACCAGCCAGGACTTTGCCAGCTACGGCGGCAGACGCTTTAAGGTAAACACCTTCAATATCTACGCTACCTACGACAAAAAACTGGGTAAAGACCATCAGCTGAAACTGATGGCCGGTATGAACGCTGAAGACACCGACACCCTCGGCTTCGGCGCTACCAAACGCAACGTCCTCGATCCTTCCATGCCGGAACTGACACTGGCCATCGGCGACCAGTCCGTAAATGGCTTCCACTATATCAACGCATATGCCGGCTTCTTCGGCAGGGTGAACTATGCCTACAAAGACAAATGGTTGCTCGAACTGAACGGCAGATACGACGGTGCCTCCGCCTACCCTGTCAACAACCGCTGGGCGTTCTTCCCCTCTGCTTCTGCCGGTTACCGTATCACAGAAGAGAATTTCATGCAGCCCTACAGAAAAGTACTGTCTGACATGAAAATCCGTGCTTCCTACGGAACACTCGGCAACCTCGACGTGGGTGGCAAATATTACATTCCTTCCATGGAAACCGGCAACGTAACCGGCTGGATGAACGGCAACATCCTGGCGCTGGGCGTAGACGCCCCCGCTATTGTAAGCGACGCCCTCAGCTGGGAGAAAGTAAACACACTGGACTTCGGTACAGACATCAGCCTGTTCAACAACAACATCAACATCACTTTTGACTGGTATCAGCGTAATACCAATGGCATGATCACCAGCCGTACTGTACCCGCATTCCTCGGCGCCAGCGCACCCAAAATAAACGACGGGTCCCTGCGTACTACCGGTTACGAGATTTCCATCGGTAGTAACTACCAGATCAATAAAGACTGGACCGTTTACGGTACCCTCGCTTTCTGGGACAATAAAACCGTTGTTACCGAATGGAACAACCCTTCCATGCTGATCAACCAGGCCTATAAAGGCAAAGTGGTAGGCGAAATCTGGGGCTTCGAAACAGACCGTTACTTCACTTCCGCAGATGACGTCAGCAGTTCCCCCGACCAGTCCAAACTAGCCAGCGGCAACTTCAAATACGGTCCCGGTGATATTAAATACAAAGACCTGAACGACGATAAAGTCATCAATGGCGGTAAAGGCACCCTGAACGATCACGGCGACCTGAAAAGAATCGGTAACTCCCGTCCCCGCTATCAGTACAGCCTGAGACTGGGCAGCAACTTTAAACAGTTCGATATCGATGTGCTGTTACAGGGCGTAGGCCAGCAGGACTTCTGGGGCCTCGGCGACATCGCCATCCCGCTGTACCGCGGCAACGACATCATGTACGATCACCAGCTGGATTTCTGGACACCGGACAACCCGAATGCAAAATATCCTAATCCTTTTCCGGGCAACAACGGCGGTAACGTGACCGGCCTGGCCAAACTGGACGGCAGCAACAACTTCTATCCGCAGTCCAAATACCTGCTCAACCTGTCTTACCTGCGCCTGAAAAACATCACCCTGGGATACACCCTGCCTGATGAACTGGCCAAACGTATCCACTTACAACGGTTACGTATATACGGCAGCGCCCAGAACATTGCCACTTTCTCCAATGTTGGCGTGCCCATCGATCCGGAAGTTACTACCGGCGAAGGCTCTATCTACGGCAGAACCTGGCCTTTCCAGAAAACATGGTCCTTTGGTTTACAGGTGAACTTCTAA
- a CDS encoding S9 family peptidase produces the protein MRNMLLALSLLGASFAYAQQPAKKPLDHTVYDSWQSIGTKLISNDGQWVVYTVTPQEGDASLVIYDRKTGQSRTIARGASPLITNDSRYVIFSIKPLYKDTREARIKKKKPADMPKDSMGIVTLASGDLQKFPGIKSFKTPAKGSGWLAYLAEKPADSAKTKGKAVPKAADTDRADDDKSGSDKNENGTLVIRQLKDGSQDSVKNVAEYAFSKPGNNLLIEITSDKKDSLSRSGVLLWHTATRKADTLSRGYGDYKQFAFDDKGEQAAYFGTRDSARSLQQFYQLFYYKPGQDSAITAADKNSSGIPSRWTISPNSLIWFSKDGQRLFFGTAPILPAKDTTIVDFEVAKVDIWNYKDDYLQPMQLKNADKELKRSYAAVYYPGTKRILQLGDQDLENVVVPAEGNGRYALGYTDKGHRIQLQWVGRTLKTGYLVNLEDGTRKKIKEKLDGFYSISPNGQYIVWYDLVDKQYFSYHNATGTVVNISKDIPAKLFDEEDDHPDVPEPYGFAGWLNNDRYIYIYDRYDIWQVDPTGKTAPSMITYGVGRQTKTRLRALKLDEEQKYYTPGDVVVMSAFQDSTKYNGYYSLQLLAKNDKQRRPQQLVLGPNSYLDLLKAKDANAYTYTRANYIESPNVYTGELNKAVKISNTNPQQQEYNWGTASLYKWNTFTGKPSEGILYKPEDFDPNKKYPVIFYFYEKLTDGLYNYQPPAPTPSRLNIPFFVSRGYLVFAPDITYEHGYPGKSAYDYIVSAAENLAQQPWVDGKNMGIQGQSWGGYQVAFLITQTNIFKAAWAGAPVANMTSAYGGIRWESGMNRQFQYEHSQSRIGATLWDKPELYIQNSPLFNLPKVNTPVAIMANDADGAVPWYQGIEMFTGLRRLGKPVWLLNYNNEAHNLVQRQNRKDIQRREQQFFDHFLKGAPAPQWLESGVPATEKGINWGFGTQRE, from the coding sequence ATGAGAAATATGTTACTGGCCCTCTCCCTGCTGGGGGCCTCTTTTGCTTATGCACAACAACCTGCCAAAAAACCGCTGGACCATACCGTGTACGACAGCTGGCAGAGTATCGGCACTAAACTCATCAGCAACGATGGACAATGGGTGGTATACACCGTCACACCACAGGAAGGCGACGCGTCCCTGGTAATCTATGACCGCAAAACAGGCCAGTCCCGCACCATCGCACGCGGCGCCAGCCCCTTGATCACCAATGATTCCCGGTACGTGATATTCAGCATCAAACCGCTGTACAAAGACACCCGCGAGGCCCGCATCAAAAAGAAAAAACCGGCCGACATGCCGAAAGATTCCATGGGCATCGTGACCCTCGCTTCCGGCGACCTGCAGAAATTCCCCGGTATCAAATCCTTTAAAACACCCGCCAAAGGCAGCGGATGGCTGGCTTACCTGGCCGAAAAGCCAGCCGACAGCGCTAAAACAAAAGGAAAAGCCGTCCCGAAAGCAGCAGATACCGACCGCGCTGACGACGACAAAAGCGGCAGCGATAAAAACGAAAACGGCACCCTCGTGATCCGCCAACTGAAAGACGGCAGCCAGGATTCCGTGAAAAACGTGGCTGAATACGCATTCAGCAAACCCGGTAACAACCTCCTCATAGAAATCACCTCCGATAAAAAAGACTCCCTGTCCCGCTCCGGCGTACTGCTGTGGCATACCGCCACCCGCAAGGCCGATACCCTGAGCCGCGGCTACGGCGACTATAAACAGTTCGCCTTCGACGACAAAGGAGAACAGGCAGCCTATTTCGGCACCCGCGACAGCGCCAGATCACTGCAACAGTTCTACCAGCTGTTTTATTATAAACCAGGACAAGACAGCGCCATCACCGCGGCCGATAAAAACAGCAGCGGCATCCCCTCCCGCTGGACCATCAGCCCCAACAGCCTGATCTGGTTCAGCAAAGACGGACAACGCCTGTTCTTCGGCACCGCCCCCATCCTGCCGGCAAAAGACACCACCATCGTGGATTTTGAAGTGGCCAAGGTGGACATCTGGAACTACAAAGACGATTACCTGCAGCCCATGCAGCTCAAAAACGCCGACAAGGAACTGAAAAGAAGCTATGCCGCCGTCTATTATCCCGGCACCAAACGTATCCTCCAACTGGGCGACCAGGACCTCGAGAACGTGGTGGTCCCGGCAGAAGGCAACGGCCGCTACGCCCTCGGATACACCGACAAAGGCCACAGAATACAGCTGCAGTGGGTAGGACGTACCCTCAAAACAGGCTACCTCGTTAACCTGGAAGACGGTACCCGTAAGAAAATCAAAGAAAAACTGGACGGCTTCTATTCCATCTCCCCCAACGGTCAGTATATCGTGTGGTACGACCTGGTGGACAAACAATACTTCAGCTATCACAATGCCACCGGCACAGTCGTGAACATCAGCAAAGACATTCCGGCCAAACTGTTTGACGAAGAAGATGATCATCCGGACGTGCCGGAACCATACGGTTTTGCAGGATGGCTCAATAACGACCGCTACATATATATCTATGACCGCTACGATATCTGGCAGGTAGACCCTACCGGTAAAACAGCGCCTTCCATGATCACCTATGGCGTGGGCCGTCAGACCAAAACCCGCCTCCGCGCGCTGAAACTGGACGAAGAACAGAAATACTACACCCCCGGCGATGTTGTTGTCATGTCCGCATTCCAGGACAGCACTAAATATAACGGGTATTACAGCCTGCAGCTGCTGGCCAAAAATGATAAACAACGCAGGCCGCAACAGCTGGTGCTGGGGCCCAACAGCTACCTGGACCTGCTGAAGGCAAAAGACGCCAACGCCTATACGTACACGCGCGCCAACTATATCGAGTCGCCCAACGTGTACACCGGCGAATTGAACAAAGCGGTAAAAATCAGCAACACCAATCCGCAGCAACAGGAATACAACTGGGGCACGGCATCGCTGTATAAATGGAACACCTTTACCGGTAAACCGTCAGAAGGTATCCTCTACAAGCCGGAAGACTTCGACCCGAACAAAAAATATCCAGTTATCTTCTACTTCTACGAGAAACTGACCGACGGGCTGTATAACTACCAACCGCCGGCCCCTACGCCTTCGCGGCTGAACATCCCGTTCTTCGTTAGCCGCGGTTACCTCGTGTTTGCACCGGATATCACCTATGAGCACGGTTATCCTGGCAAGAGCGCGTACGACTATATTGTGAGCGCAGCGGAAAACCTCGCCCAACAACCGTGGGTAGACGGCAAGAACATGGGTATCCAGGGCCAGAGCTGGGGCGGTTACCAGGTAGCCTTCCTGATCACACAGACCAATATTTTCAAAGCCGCCTGGGCAGGAGCCCCGGTGGCCAATATGACCAGCGCCTACGGCGGTATCCGCTGGGAAAGCGGTATGAACCGCCAGTTCCAGTATGAACACTCCCAGAGCCGCATCGGCGCCACCCTGTGGGACAAACCGGAGCTGTATATCCAAAACTCCCCGCTGTTCAACCTGCCGAAGGTGAACACGCCCGTTGCCATTATGGCCAACGATGCCGACGGCGCCGTTCCCTGGTACCAGGGCATTGAAATGTTCACCGGCTTACGCCGGCTGGGCAAACCCGTATGGCTGCTGAACTATAACAACGAAGCCCATAACCTGGTACAACGCCAGAACCGCAAGGATATCCAGCGTCGCGAACAACAGTTCTTCGACCACTTCCTGAAAGGCGCTCCCGCGCCGCAATGGCTGGAATCCGGCGTGCCTGCTACGGAGAAAGGCATTAACTGGGGGTTTGGCACGCAAAGAGAATAA
- a CDS encoding cupin domain-containing protein yields the protein MQYSAAHWRDQLKLQPHVEGGAFLETYRSDWMLDMSTLPAGMGGNRNASTCIYFLLEEGQFSAFHRIAADEIWHFYDGHTLTIYEIEPGGQLQAHKLGRDIPNGESLQVIIRAGNWFASRVEVPGGYALTGCTVAPGFDFADFELADKATLQAAYPQHAALIDSLTR from the coding sequence ATGCAATATTCTGCGGCCCACTGGCGCGACCAACTAAAACTGCAACCACACGTGGAAGGCGGCGCCTTCCTGGAAACCTACCGTTCTGACTGGATGCTGGACATGAGCACCCTGCCGGCAGGCATGGGGGGCAACCGCAACGCGTCTACCTGTATCTATTTCCTGCTGGAAGAAGGGCAGTTTTCCGCATTTCACCGTATCGCCGCCGATGAAATCTGGCATTTCTATGACGGCCATACGCTCACCATTTATGAGATTGAACCCGGCGGACAACTTCAGGCGCATAAACTGGGGCGTGACATACCCAACGGGGAAAGCCTGCAGGTCATCATCCGTGCCGGCAACTGGTTTGCCTCCCGCGTGGAAGTGCCCGGCGGTTATGCCCTTACCGGTTGCACCGTGGCGCCCGGCTTCGATTTTGCCGATTTTGAGCTGGCAGACAAAGCCACTTTACAGGCTGCTTACCCGCAACACGCTGCGCTGATTGACAGCCTTACCCGGTAA
- a CDS encoding RagB/SusD family nutrient uptake outer membrane protein, which produces MKKRIYLPVILAAAMLTGTGCKKYVDKGQIDKFDDNNFWKSEDNVRIYSWNFYSVFSGYGNNATFGDFYFTSLSDDQVGASLKNFTLTVPSDIGGTKWNFEMVRRANLLLERIDRVPTSDETKNHWKGFARFFRAYCYYILVREYGDVPWMDKVPDVTDENYLYKGRDSRTVVMDNVLADLDFAIANLRTKDQENTVNKYVALALKSRIGLFEGTWRKYHNIQGGAKFLLAAKDAGDQLMKGPFTLNPQYKTIYNSMDLAGNKEAILYKKYVVGYLGHSLINYLSTSTQMDGISKDAVESFVCTDGLPIAQSPQYAGDEDLKHTLTNRDGRLIQSVDTVLAYKGKANKGLTTSTGYRPAKFLNPQVASTDGSKGDTDAPLFWLAEVLLNYAEAAAELNDLGQYAFSQGDLDKTVNLLRARAGVAKLEYLGGKSAGVSGKEIIDAKNKTGVSSLIWEIRRERRSELMLDGFRKYDLFRWKLGTAMNTATNPDIIRGAKIPEFPAGTTEKAERDANGYIIVKPVIEREFKDKNYLEPIPSGQIALYPDGRLTQNPGW; this is translated from the coding sequence ATGAAAAAACGTATATATCTACCCGTTATACTTGCTGCAGCCATGCTTACCGGCACCGGATGCAAAAAATACGTAGACAAAGGTCAGATTGATAAATTTGACGACAACAACTTCTGGAAGTCAGAAGACAACGTTCGTATCTACTCCTGGAACTTCTACAGCGTCTTTTCAGGTTATGGCAACAACGCCACCTTTGGGGATTTTTACTTTACCTCTTTGAGTGACGACCAGGTAGGCGCCAGCTTAAAAAACTTTACGCTGACCGTTCCTTCCGATATCGGCGGCACCAAATGGAACTTTGAAATGGTCCGCAGGGCCAACCTGCTGCTGGAACGCATCGACAGGGTGCCTACCTCCGATGAGACCAAAAACCACTGGAAAGGCTTCGCCCGTTTCTTCCGCGCCTATTGCTACTATATCCTGGTAAGGGAATATGGCGACGTGCCCTGGATGGACAAAGTGCCGGATGTTACAGACGAAAACTACCTGTACAAGGGAAGAGATTCCCGTACCGTGGTGATGGACAACGTACTGGCGGACCTGGATTTTGCTATTGCCAACCTGCGCACGAAAGACCAGGAGAATACTGTCAACAAATATGTGGCGCTCGCCCTGAAATCCCGTATAGGCCTGTTTGAAGGGACCTGGCGCAAGTATCACAATATACAGGGCGGCGCGAAGTTCCTGCTCGCTGCCAAAGATGCCGGCGACCAGCTGATGAAAGGGCCTTTCACCCTCAACCCGCAGTATAAGACCATCTACAACTCCATGGACCTGGCGGGCAACAAGGAAGCCATCCTCTACAAAAAATATGTAGTAGGCTACCTCGGTCACAGCCTGATCAACTACCTGAGCACCAGTACCCAAATGGATGGAATCTCCAAAGATGCCGTGGAATCATTTGTATGCACAGATGGTTTGCCCATTGCCCAGTCACCCCAGTATGCCGGCGACGAGGACCTGAAACATACGCTCACCAACCGCGACGGCCGTCTGATCCAGTCTGTGGACACCGTGCTGGCATATAAAGGAAAAGCCAATAAAGGGCTTACCACTTCTACCGGCTACCGTCCGGCCAAATTCCTGAACCCGCAGGTGGCCAGCACCGACGGCAGCAAAGGCGATACCGACGCGCCGCTGTTCTGGCTGGCGGAAGTGCTGCTCAACTACGCAGAAGCCGCTGCAGAACTGAATGACCTGGGCCAGTACGCCTTTTCCCAGGGCGACCTGGACAAAACGGTGAACCTGCTCCGTGCCCGCGCAGGCGTGGCCAAGCTGGAATACCTCGGTGGCAAGAGCGCCGGCGTAAGCGGTAAAGAAATCATCGACGCCAAAAACAAAACCGGTGTAAGCTCCCTGATCTGGGAAATCAGGCGCGAAAGAAGGTCTGAACTGATGCTCGACGGCTTCCGCAAATATGACCTGTTCCGCTGGAAACTTGGCACTGCCATGAATACCGCCACCAACCCTGATATTATCAGAGGCGCCAAAATTCCGGAGTTCCCCGCGGGTACTACGGAAAAAGCGGAAAGGGACGCCAATGGTTATATCATCGTTAAACCGGTGATTGAACGGGAGTTCAAAGACAAAAACTACCTCGAACCTATCCCGAGCGGCCAGATCGCCCTTTACCCGGACGGCAGGCTGACACAGAACCCGGGCTGGTAA
- a CDS encoding RNA recognition motif domain-containing protein: MNIYVANLHYRLTDEDLHQIFSDYGEVTSAKVIKDHETGRSRGFGFVEMPNQEEGAKAMDSLNGSEIEGKQLMVNEARPKQPNNNFKGGGNRGGGGGYGSRDRRY, from the coding sequence ATGAACATTTACGTAGCCAACCTGCATTATAGGTTGACCGATGAGGATCTGCATCAGATCTTCAGCGATTATGGAGAGGTTACCTCCGCTAAGGTTATCAAAGACCATGAAACAGGCCGCTCCCGTGGTTTCGGTTTTGTGGAAATGCCTAATCAGGAAGAAGGAGCCAAGGCTATGGATAGTTTAAACGGCAGCGAGATAGAAGGCAAGCAATTAATGGTAAACGAAGCAAGACCTAAACAGCCGAATAATAATTTCAAAGGAGGTGGTAATCGTGGTGGCGGAGGAGGATATGGCTCCCGTGACCGTCGTTACTAA
- a CDS encoding DUF6597 domain-containing transcriptional factor → MNFHICHPEDALRPFVKQFYYWEDDSRGPIQLPQHLFALGDQYMVFMLEGTAMITPAAHAAFTVPRHAVTGHFTCACRLHVTGPVRMVIVQLNAYGCYRLLGIDGQSFTNYYRNLDLHENAAWAQLGRQLQQVRAPQEITALLNGTLQQALQADAPCLKQADEMADYMLARQGNVSVEELAQAFQLSRPTLERLFNRVIGMPPQLFARMVRFRNALQLAERVQWQLPATAHYNLAMFIRDHLQFNGEMPSWYNAPGTIAHMPARPLQQVAVAS, encoded by the coding sequence ATGAACTTCCATATCTGTCATCCTGAAGATGCATTGCGTCCGTTTGTCAAGCAGTTTTATTACTGGGAAGATGATTCCCGCGGTCCTATTCAGTTACCGCAGCATTTATTTGCGCTGGGTGACCAGTACATGGTATTCATGCTGGAAGGAACGGCCATGATAACGCCGGCGGCCCATGCTGCGTTTACGGTTCCACGTCATGCCGTGACCGGGCATTTTACCTGCGCCTGCAGGTTGCATGTAACCGGTCCGGTGAGAATGGTGATCGTACAGTTGAACGCTTATGGATGTTATCGTTTGCTGGGCATCGACGGCCAGTCTTTCACCAACTACTACCGTAACCTGGACCTGCATGAAAATGCAGCCTGGGCGCAACTGGGGAGGCAGCTGCAGCAGGTGCGTGCGCCGCAGGAGATAACGGCGTTGCTGAACGGAACCCTGCAACAGGCATTACAGGCCGATGCGCCGTGCCTGAAACAGGCAGACGAGATGGCGGATTATATGTTGGCGCGGCAGGGCAATGTGAGCGTGGAAGAACTTGCACAGGCCTTCCAGCTGTCCCGTCCAACGCTGGAGCGGTTGTTTAACCGCGTTATCGGTATGCCGCCGCAGTTGTTTGCCCGCATGGTGCGTTTCCGCAACGCGCTGCAGCTGGCAGAAAGGGTACAATGGCAATTGCCGGCTACGGCCCATTACAACCTGGCGATGTTTATCCGGGACCATCTGCAGTTCAACGGCGAAATGCCTTCCTGGTACAATGCTCCGGGTACGATCGCGCATATGCCGGCACGGCCCCTGCAACAGGTAGCGGTGGCGAGTTAG
- a CDS encoding DUF4230 domain-containing protein, with amino-acid sequence MKKILYIAVFLLLAVLLFWLGKRFGSTNVSEQVISNSTIVKEIAELASLDVQGISSIKRSNIEDNGGWSDNLKKAFLENTVWVSIPYQAKYGVDIDSTRFKVEVSSKKIIIRLPEPKLLSYELKVDKMETANRKGWFLFQDDETYTAVQKKLYQTSRDQLQNNQIYIQQSKDKIRKVMEQYYAPFLKDHTLEVQFGSAGTATPPLD; translated from the coding sequence ATGAAAAAGATCCTCTATATTGCCGTCTTTCTGTTACTGGCCGTTCTGCTTTTCTGGCTGGGCAAACGTTTTGGTTCCACGAATGTCAGCGAGCAGGTGATCTCCAACAGCACGATCGTAAAAGAGATCGCTGAACTGGCCAGCCTGGACGTACAGGGCATCTCCAGCATTAAGCGGAGCAATATCGAAGATAACGGCGGATGGAGTGATAATCTGAAGAAAGCCTTCCTGGAAAACACCGTCTGGGTCTCTATCCCCTATCAGGCCAAATACGGGGTGGATATCGACAGCACCCGGTTTAAAGTGGAAGTGAGCAGCAAAAAGATCATTATCCGCCTGCCGGAACCCAAACTGCTGAGCTACGAACTGAAAGTGGATAAAATGGAAACCGCCAACCGCAAGGGATGGTTCCTGTTCCAGGACGATGAAACCTATACCGCTGTACAGAAGAAACTATACCAGACCTCCCGTGATCAGCTGCAAAACAACCAGATATACATCCAGCAATCCAAAGACAAGATCCGGAAGGTGATGGAACAGTATTACGCCCCTTTTCTGAAGGACCATACCCTTGAAGTACAGTTCGGCAGCGCAGGCACCGCCACCCCGCCGTTGGACTGA
- a CDS encoding GNAT family N-acetyltransferase, whose translation MTTAVYLVKDGDYTVSTDKNRLDISVIHDFLAKESYWAQNIPVSVVEKALAGSLCFGLYHRDRQIGFARLITDQASFAYLADVFVVKEHRGKGLSKMLMHAILDHPELQTLRRWLLVTQDAHELYRQFGFTEVPNPEKFMQLHNPNIYTK comes from the coding sequence ATGACAACTGCAGTTTACCTTGTAAAAGACGGAGATTATACAGTTTCAACTGATAAAAACAGGCTGGACATCAGTGTTATACACGATTTCCTGGCCAAAGAGTCCTACTGGGCGCAAAATATTCCTGTCAGTGTTGTGGAAAAAGCACTGGCAGGTTCTTTATGTTTCGGGCTGTATCACCGCGACCGGCAGATAGGCTTTGCGCGGCTGATCACCGACCAGGCTTCCTTTGCATACCTGGCGGATGTTTTTGTGGTAAAAGAACATCGCGGCAAGGGCCTTTCCAAAATGCTGATGCACGCTATCCTGGACCACCCGGAGCTGCAAACCCTGCGGAGATGGCTGCTGGTAACACAGGATGCACACGAATTATACCGGCAGTTCGGCTTCACCGAAGTACCCAATCCGGAGAAATTTATGCAGCTTCATAACCCGAACATCTATACGAAGTAA